One Etheostoma spectabile isolate EspeVRDwgs_2016 chromosome 12, UIUC_Espe_1.0, whole genome shotgun sequence genomic window carries:
- the cahz gene encoding carbonic anhydrase, producing the protein MSHGWGYGPTNGPEKWGQDFPVANGARQSPINIVPGEAQYDSTLKPLKLKYDPSNSNGILNNGHSFQVDFVDDTDSSTLTGGPISGTYRLKQFHFHWGASDDRGSEHTVNGINFPCELHLVHWNTKYPSFGEAASQPDGLAVVGVFLKIGAANPRLQKVLDALDAIKTKGKQTTFPNFDPKTLLPGSLHYWTYDGSLTTPPLLESVTWIVLKEPISVSPAQMAKFRGLLFTGEGESPCCMEDNYRPPQPLKGRKVRASFK; encoded by the exons ATGTCTCACGGATGGGGATACGGACCAACTAACG GACCTGAAAAATGGGGACAAGATTTTCCTGTGGCTAACGGGGCCAGACAGTCTCCCATCAACATCGTCCCAGGGGAGGCCCAATACGACTCCACTCTGAAGCCTCTAAAGCTCAAGTACGACCCCTCCAACTCCAACGGCATCCTCAACAACGGACACTCCTTCCAGGTGGACTTTGTGGACGACACAGACAGTTCTA CCCTGACAGGAGGTCCTATTTCTGGAACTTATCGTTTGAAGCAGTTTCATTTCCACTGGGGAGCCAGTGACGACAGAGGCTCCGAGCACACTGTCAATGGCATCAACTTCCCCTGTGAG CTTCATCTGGTGCACTGGAACACTAAGTACCCTAGCTTTGGCGAGGCAGCCAGCCAGCCGGATGGACTCGCTGTGGTCGGGGTCTTTCTCAAG ATTGGTGCTGCCAACCCCAGGCTTCAGAAAGTTCTGGATGCCTTGGATGCTATTAAGactaag GGAAAGCAGACCACCTTTCCAAACTTTGACCCAAAGACTCTCCTTCCTGGTTCTCTGCATTACTGGACCTATGATGGCTCTCTGACCACGCCTCCCTTGTTGGAGAGTGTCACCTGGATCGTCCTCAAGGAGCCAATCAGCGTCAGCCCTGCACAA ATGGCCAAGTTCCGCGGCCTCCTCTTCACTGGAGAAGGAGAATCTCCATGCTGCATGGAGGACAACTACAGGCCTCCTCAGCCTCTAAAGGGCCGTAAGGTCCGCGCCTCCTTCAAATAA